In a genomic window of Gadus chalcogrammus isolate NIFS_2021 chromosome 17, NIFS_Gcha_1.0, whole genome shotgun sequence:
- the LOC130370504 gene encoding dickkopf-related protein 2-like, producing MCRWTDGEARVKLNSIRTIILRETHALPVNRTTSPVTGADFAKLYQCISDLECHEGSYCHAPSKRFFYSRCKACRQRKRRCQRDGMCCPGHRCSNNMCVLDSSLAQSIQDEELIPEKRPWKTRGAVSKLPSVRGQVGDMCLRSTDCSLGLCCARHFWNRMCKPVLQEGQVCTRQRRKVQHLEIFQRCQCGAELSCRTVRQESPPATSSSSSSSSSSSASASSLLSASSSSSSSSHARHASPHTSLLSSSSSSSPSSASSSAVKTRLHICQRN from the exons ATGTGCAG ATGGACCGACGGAGAGGCGCGTGTCAAGCTCAACTCCATCAGAACCATAATCTTACGGGAGACCCACGCGCTGCCAGTGAACCGGACCACAAGCCCCGTGACCGGCGCAGACTTTGCAAAG CTCTACCAGTGCATCAGTGACCTGGAGTGTCATGAGGGCAGCTACTGCCACGCGCCATCAAAGCGGTTCTTCTACTCCCGCTGCAAGGCCTGCCGCCAGAGGAAGAGACGTTGCCAAAGGGACGGAATGTGTTGTCCCGGCCATCGCTGTAGCAACA acaTGTGTGTTCTGGATAGCTCCCTGGCCCAGAGCATCCAAGATGAGGAGCTGATTCCAGAGAAGAGACCATGGAAGACGAGAGGAGCTGTCTCCAAGCTTCCCTCTGTCCGAG gccaGGTAGGAGACATGTGCCTGCGCTCCACGGACTGCTCCCTTGGCCTGTGCTGCGCCCGACACTTCTGGAACCGCATGTGTAAGCCCGTGCTGCAGGAGGGCCAGGTGTGCACGCGGCAGCGCCGGAAGGTTCAGCACCTGGAGATCTTCCAGCGCTGCCAGTGCGGGGCGGAGCTGAGCTGCAGGACCGTGCGGCAGGAATCCCCCCCggccacttcctcttcctcgtcgtcatcgtcctcttcATCCGCATCCGCTTCGTCATTATTATCAgcgtcatcttcctcttcctcttcctcccatgcCCGCCACGCCTCCCCCCACACATCTCTCCTGTCCAGCTCTTCATCGTCCTCACCGTCATCAGCATCATCCTCGGCTGTGAAGACCAGACTTCACATATGTCagagaaactga